The sequence aattaataaacacgcaatattggacttaaataaatataaaagagcgggttgttacaattcatgttcctcacagtcctcgtgcctggcccatcaaacccaaagatgaagttggacgtattcttacagccattgatacacgagttaaaatctctgtgggaggttggtgtgaacacttacgacatatcgttgaagcaaaatttccagatgcgagcagctctgatatggactatcagtgattttccagcgtacgctatgttgtctgggtggggtacagctgggaaattggcatgtccacattgcatggagaatacagaagcattcactttgccgatgagtggaaaacaatcgtggtttgataatcatcggaagttcttacctcctaaccatgtgtttaggagaaacaaaacttcattcttgaggaataagacatgcaatgttgatccaccagaacaaagatcaggaatacaaatcttgaatcaaatcgaggggttaggcttcgtgaaggttaccgaagacttcgatggcaggaacgctcaactcgccaaatatcaagatgtagggtggaaaaagaaaagcatattttgggatctaccctattggagatatcttttgattcgacataatctggatgttatgcacattgagaaaaatgtgtttgataacgtgtttaatactgtcctgaatgtgaaggggaagacaaaagatacagaaaaatctagagaagaattgaacaccttctgcaagcggaaagagttgaagaaagtggatggaactcgagggtatccgaaagcatgttatacgcttgacagggaagagaagaagatcttactccaatggatcaagagtcttaagtttcccgatgggtacgtgtcaaatattagtagatgcgttgacatgaacgccctgaagatgcacaacatgaaaagtcacgactgtcacgtgttcatgcaaatccttctgcctgttgcatttaaagaacttcttcctaagaatgtttgggaggcaattacagagttaagtttcttcttcagagaattaacatcccgcaacgtggccatatatgacatgagaatactgagtgagaagatagctgttactctttgcaaacttgagcgtatcttcccgcctagtttatttgattcaatggagcacctaccagttcatttggcagatgaggcacgattggctggtccagtgcaatatcggtggatgtatccttttgaaagatatttgaggacattaaaaaatcatataaaaaacaaagccaaggttgaggcgtccatcgccaatgcatacttacttgcagaaatgtcaaccttctcttcgttttactttgaagatcaaatatctacaaagtggacaactttgcctcgcaatattgagatgcccgttgctgaaaatgatgatcctctttgtctcgccatattcaaacctattgggcgttcacttggccgagggacgaagagatacatggatgagcgcgaatggcatgctgcacacatgtatattttgagcaattgtgcagaggttgcagagacatatagcaagtgagtattctcgttcaatttacgtataagaagtgttcatcatatataggtgttaacatatttatttgattctttgtatccaaggatcttcaaggaggaaaaacgatatgcaaatccttacatgactgatgcagagtttgaagtcgcgtttcacaacgagtttattctgtggtttaaccattacgtaagagacgataaatttatgttaaatatacatttacttactctaaaattggctagcaaacttaaatgatatttgtgtgaaacaggtttgtcgtccttgtaacgacgagttgaacccttatattagatcgcttgcagctggaccattaagggagattgaaacatactccggctatttcgtgaatggctacaggtttcacacaactgatcatgatagagagagtgcgactgtgaacagtggcgtttgcataaaaggttcggtctatggtagtgatagagatgtgctagacttttatgggcgtctgcaagaggtttgcgtgctggagtatccggggtatccaattaagcagacagtcttgttcaactgtgaatggtttgacttgtcggctcagggaacttctattgatacagacttcaagttagtttcactgaaccacacacgaagatataagaagtatgatccctttgttttggcgagtcaagtagttcaagtgttttactgtccctatcccagtacgaaccaatcaaagaaaaattggtggtcagcatgcaaagtcaacgcaagatctaaggttgaagtgtctactgcagcatctacatcaacattagatcaaccatttcaagaagaagtggttactattatgcctactcacacaagtgtaggcattgaacaaccacttctccttcatcccctcggtggagtcgttgagattgaagatgacgatgaagcagaagacgatgattccccgttgacatctaacgatagtgatgatgatagtagtgatgcttatgaataaatgtaaatgcacattttggttgaatttgattgcaaatttgttatgtttgtttgttactgttaatgttatgtgtcgctatatatttgttaatttaattgtatgcaacaaacatcatgtctacctctcgaggtttgttgggatttgggaggcgatctggcgttaatgcgccagaagctacagcagatacatctgataggtctgggacgcatatttctgggactcccgagactccccaggcttctagtagttcacgggctagaaggcctaggggccctacagctgccgctatcagagagagagaggttaaggcacctgatgggaggacggtatttcagaggcatcctGAGACTGGGTAAGTacattagttaaaattattgtttctcgtacaccatgattaagtTAATC comes from Salvia miltiorrhiza cultivar Shanhuang (shh) chromosome 3, IMPLAD_Smil_shh, whole genome shotgun sequence and encodes:
- the LOC131014511 gene encoding uncharacterized protein LOC131014511, which codes for MFLTVLVPGPSNPKMKLDVFLQPLIHELKSLWEVGVNTYDISLKQNFQMRAALIWTISDFPAYAMLSGWGTAGKLACPHCMENTEAFTLPMSGKQSWFDNHRKFLPPNHVFRRNKTSFLRNKTCNVDPPEQRSGIQILNQIEGLGFVKVTEDFDGRNAQLAKYQDVGWKKKSIFWDLPYWRYLLIRHNLDVMHIEKNVFDNVFNTVLNVKGKTKDTEKSREELNTFCKRKELKKVDGTRGYPKACYTLDREEKKILLQWIKSLKFPDGYVSNISRCVDMNALKMHNMKSHDCHVFMQILLPVAFKELLPKNVWEAITELSFFFRELTSRNVAIYDMRILSEKIAVTLCKLERIFPPSLFDSMEHLPVHLADEARLAGPVQYRWMYPFERYLRTLKNHIKNKAKVEASIANAYLLAEMSTFSSFYFEDQISTKWTTLPRNIEMPVAENDDPLCLAIFKPIGRSLGRGTKRYMDEREWHAAHMYILSNCAEVAETYSKIFKEEKRYANPYMTDAEFEVAFHNEFILWFNHYVCRPCNDELNPYIRSLAAGPLREIETYSGYFVNGYRFHTTDHDRESATVNSGVCIKGSVYGSDRDVLDFYGRLQEVCVLEYPGYPIKQTVLFNCEWFDLSAQGTSIDTDFKLVSLNHTRRYKKYDPFVLASQVVQVFYCPYPSTNQSKKNWWSACKVNARSKVEVSTAASTSTLDQPFQEEVVTIMPTHTSVGIEQPLLLHPLGGVVEIEDDDEAEDDDSPLTSNDSDDDSSDAYE